In Podospora pseudoanserina strain CBS 124.78 chromosome 5, whole genome shotgun sequence, a single window of DNA contains:
- a CDS encoding hypothetical protein (COG:S; EggNog:ENOG503NYDD), with product WGRHLRSAKRRCHPQRSRDRRERFSHIHGLLEQVFDSFPGPNSFPLAACKEITTQLHLDPDSLGLPPALASGLPNLASQLPAAIADSVPAGYSGDWLVKYLALRDVSQFVVAASIQYAANKETRELRLEPALAHSRNAVLSALDALRTPPQFSRVEMVATLSTICRIVLPDTLDLSHQDTAGICVEEFELDALDALFARLVARQAIQRVSDREMVHNMSQVVRNIALQDNPSGQFMPNQRPGLYSVNCPECHIIGASQLNPTDINTLPPKTRCIHCGEAITISREISTVRQTWELLEPLHLDADTVSLQRHLPTQFLLRPPKTQTSGFTSLEYGNTLRIGAGKLGGHEAYGSSHQPKMFLSSPVSIDPIGSLYTGLLSPQSPNHSQSPLPLRHQQSQADNRSKLSDHHDKLDPALLTDRPTFSHDSPIFKRLQHDTYEASSINTPRSVPWLKFTTSKKPPAGVIADSSSLSSTTLEAQKLEEITLTPLVIQKHQGRGKSSKNINVTLSQSSTLALFWTQLLIHVWDVANTPPTMMRAIQPESTCILAAVARTHLAYVIGTRDQKLTCDDLQLRIVNLVQPTVSVIEYRIPSTLWAKALAIDREENYVVVGFENATVRFFKAKTSEQPREDRLHASSHRDCRGCPSVDTLTFSQDGFTLLASTRSSKTGLVQIFSWRFPFHEFQELAACRYLVPLHESEDNGLSAAIFRPGSDGEGTLVCITTWTQSGTPILIQPQDGHRSEIKVDGPGCRLLPSGRELVMINDRGYVFQVSNLNPSPIDIRRVAISKGLTAKSESFAMSFVTIADEENVLVAWADLARARGWIKQIPMTGRANFACPDTSGLLSGSSSYCAMKEFMGPQVELAAIERTRELPTETDGGI from the exons TGGGGAAGGCATCTGAGAAGTGCGAAGCGGCGGTGCCATCCCCAGCGATCTCGAGACCGCCGTGAGCGTTTTTCTCACATTCACGGTCTCTTGGAGCAGGTTTTCGATAGCTTTCCCGGCCCGAACTCTTTTCCACTCGCAGCTTGCAAGGAGATCACTACCCAGCTCCACCTTGACCCTGACAGCTTGGGTCTCCCCCCTGCATTGGCATCCGGACTACCAAATTTGGCATCGCAGCTG CCCGCTGCTATCGCCGACAGTGTGCCAGCAGGCTACTCTGGAGACTGGCTTGTAAAATATCTAGCATTACGAGACGTGTCGCAATTCGTAGTTGCCGCCTCAATCCAATATGCTGCCAACAAGGAGACTCGAGAACTGCGTCTCGAGCCAGCCCTGGCGCATTCCAGAAATGCTGTTCTGAGTGCGCTCGATGCCTTACGTACCCCCCCCCAATTCTCCCGGGTGGAGATGGTTGCAACACTGAGCACTATTTGTCGTATAGTCTTACCCGACACCCTGGACCTATCTCATCAAGACACCGCAGGGATCTGTGTCGAGGAATTCGAACTGGATGCATTGGATGCTCTATTCGCGAGGCTTGTAGCCCGTCAGGCTATTCAACGCGTCAGTGACCGGGAGATGGTCCATAACATGTCTCAGGTTGTCAGAAACATTGCTCTTCAGGACAATCCCAGTGGGCAGTTCATGCCGAATCAGCGGCCTGGTCTGTACTCTGTGAATTGCCCGGAATGTCACATCATAGGTGCATCTCAGTTGAACCCAACGGACATCAATACT CTTCCACCCAAAACAAGATGCATACACTGCGGAGAAGCCATCACCATTTCACGGGAGATATCAACAGTACGGCAAACTTGGGAACTACTGGAACCACTTCACCTTGATGCTGACACCGTCAGCCTGCAACGTCATTTACCCACACAATTTCTACTACGGCCGCCCAAGACACAGACGAGCGGCTTCACGTCACTAGAATACGGCAATACGCTCCGTATAGGAGCTGGGAAATTGGGTGGACACGAAGCCTATGGCTCTTCGCACCAACCAAAGATGTTTCTTTCCAGCCCTGTATCCATAGATCCCATTGGCTCTCTGTATACTGGGCTTCTGTCGCCTCAAAGCCCCAATCACTCCCAAAGCCCATTACCGCTACGTCATCAACAATCACAAGCAGACAACAGAAGCAAACTTTCGGACCATCATGACAAGCTTGATCCAGCCTTGCTAACAGATCGGCCCACCTTCTCCCACGACTCGCCTATATTTAAACGGCTGCAGCATGACACATATGAGGCTTCATCCATAAACACCCCGAGATCTGTCCCGTG GCTGAAGTTTACAACTAGCAAAAAACCACCTGCTGGCGTAATAGCAGACTCGAGTTCCTTGTCTTCGACTACGCTTGAAGCCCAAAAGCTCGAGGAAATCACTCTGACTCCCCTTGTCATCCAGAAACAtcaagggagagggaaatcGTCGAAGAATATCAATGTTACTCTCTCGCAAAGCTCTACCCTCGCTCTATTTTGGACCCAGCTGCTCATACATGTGTGGGATGTTGccaacacccctcccaccatgATGCGGGCCATTCAGCCAGAGAGCACTTGTATCCTGGCAGCCGTCGCCAGGACTCATTTAGCATATGTTATTGGAACAAGAGATCAGAAACTTACG TGTGACGACTTGCAGCTGCGTATTGTGAATCTCGTGCAACCTACCGTCTCAGTTATAGAGTACCGCATCCCATCCACATTATGGGCAAAAGCATTAGCGATTGACCGAGAGGAAAACtatgtggtggttggttttgaGAATGCCACTGTGCGTTTCTTCAAGGCAAAAACATCAGAGCAACCGCGAGAAGACCGTCTACATGCATCATCGCACCGGGATTGCAGGGGATGTCCGTCAGTCGACACCCTGACATTCTCTCAGGATGGGTTCACACTTCTAGCGAGCACAAGAAGTTCGAAAACGGGGCTAGTGCAGATATTTTCTTGGCGATTCCCATTTCACGAGTTCCAAGAGCTGGCAGCCTGCCGGTATTTAGTCCCACTTCACGAATCGGAGGACAACGGTTTGTCCGCGGCCATATTTCGACCTGGATCGGATGGCGAGGGGACGTTGGTTTGTATTACGACCTGGACCCAATCCGGCACTCCTATTTTGATACAGCCGCAGGACGGACACAGGAGTGAGATTAAAGTTGACGGGCCTG GGTgccgccttctcccctcAGGCCGGGAGCTGGTCATGATTAACGACAGAGGTTACGTTTTTCAAGTGTCCAACTTGAATCCCAGTCCCATCGATATCAGAAGAGTAGCTATCTCGAAGGGGCTTACAGCAAAAAGTGAATCGTTCGCCATGTCATTTGTGACCATAGCGGACGAGGAAAATGTTCTGGTGGCATGGGCTGATTTGGCGAGAGCTAGGGGCTGGATTAAACAGATACCCATGACAGGGAGG GCAAATTTCGCATGCCCTGATACATCTGGGTTATTATCTGGGTCATCATCATACTGTGCGATGAAGGAATTTATGGGCCCACAGGTTGAGCTTGCTGCTATTGAGAGGACCCGCGAGCTGCCAACGGAAACAGACGGTGGAATATAA